From the Tripterygium wilfordii isolate XIE 37 chromosome 6, ASM1340144v1, whole genome shotgun sequence genome, one window contains:
- the LOC120001034 gene encoding DNA polymerase lambda-like produces MAPKATRKKAPSTDPDGIFAGIFAFLTDKRVQPRRLQIWKQKLLQMGATIEEALNKRVTHVFAMNLDALLEEVSRERLARFKGSVLLYQWLEDCLRLGEKVSEDPYHLEVDAEGENIADKSLTSHSTNRISSSDDEPSPSKKIRSSSDDSKNLKGEQNSGNDSLHEESNSKGDHHGSFHTEDPANNSLKPYDTPNKNSSLPYSPPDLNRNITDIFGKLINIYRALGDDRRSFSYHKAIPVIEKLPFKIESVDQVKHLPSIGKSMQDHIREIVMTGKLSKLEHFEEDEKVRTISLFGEVWGIGPATAAKLYEKGHRTLDDLKKDDSLTNSQKIGLKYFDDINSRIPRHEVQEIEKLLQKVAEEILPGVVIVCGGSYRRGKASCGDMDIIITHPDGKSHKGFLAKFVKCLKDMKFLREDLIFSTHSEEGTNSGVDTYFGLCTYPGRELRHHIDFKVYPRDIYAFGLIAWTGNDVLNRRYLQSFFCF; encoded by the exons ATGGCGCCAAAGGCAACCAGAAAGAAAGCTCCCTCTACCGATCCCGATGGCATTTTCGCCGGAATCTTCGCTTTCTTGACTGATAAGAGAGTACAGCCTCGTCGATTACAG ATTTGGAAGCAGAAGCTGCTGCAAATGGGTGCTACCATTGAGGAGGCTCTAAACAAAAGGGTAACTCACGTGTTTGCAATGAACTTAGATGCGCTTCTCGAAGAAGTAAGCAGAGAACGCCTGGCACGCTTCAAGGGA AGTGTTCTACTCTATCAATGGCTAGAGGATTGCTTGAGGTTAGGAGAAAAGGTATCCGAAGATCCATACCATCTGGAAGTGGATGCAGAAGGGGAGAATATTGCAGACAAGTCATTGACTTCTCATTCAACCAATAGAATCAGTTCTAGTGATGATGAACCATCACCTTCCAAAAAGATAAGATCATCCTCAGATGATTCGAAGAATTTGAAAGGAGAACAAAATTCTGGAAATGATTCTCTACATGAGGAATCAAATTCTAAAGGGGACCACCATGGCTCTTTCCATACTGAAGACCCTGCGAACAATAGTTTGAAGCCCTATGATACTCCAAACAAGAAT TCATCCCTGCCATATAGTCCACCAGATTTAAACAGGAATATCACTGATATATTTGGGAAACTTATAAATATTTACAGAG CATTGGGCGATGATCGGAGGTCATTTAGCTATCACAAAGCTATTCCAGTTATTGAGAAGTTGCCATTTAAAATAGAAAGTGTGGACCAGGTCAAACATCTGCCATCTATTGGAAAATCAATGCAGGACCAT ATTCGGGAGATAGTCATGACTGGGAAGTTGTCCAAGTTAGAGCACTTCGAGGAGGATGAAAAG GTGCGGACAATTTCGTTATTTGGGGAAGTCTGGGGTATTGGTCCAGCCACAGCTGCAAAATTATATGAGAAAGGGCATCGTACATTAGATGATCTAAAGAAAGATGATTCATTAACAAATTCACAGAAGATAGGATTAAAGTACTTTGATGATATTAATTCAAGGATTCCACGCCATGAG GTACAAGAAATAGAAAAACTCCTACAGAAAGTTGCCGAAGAAATTTTGCCTGGG GTGGTTATTGTTTGTGGAGGGTCCTATAGGCGTGGAAAAGCTTCCTGCGGGGATATGGACATTATAATAACGCATCCTGATGGAAAAAG TCATAAAGGTTTTCTGGCAAAATTTGTGAAGTGTTTAAAGGATATGAAATTTTTAAGAGAGGATTTGATTTTCAGTACCCATAGTGAGGAG GGTACCAATTCAGGTGTGGACACATACTTTGGTCTTTGTACGTATCCAGGACGGGAGCTACGCCATCACATAGATTTCAAG gtATATCCAAGGGACATATATGCTTTTGGACTCATAGCATGGACTGGCAATGACGTATTAAATAGAAGGTACCTTCAaagttttttttgcttttga